GAACACAGACACCACGTCTCTGCGGACAGTTTTGCAGGGCAGGCGTATCTGAACGCTTAACCTGCTTCTTTCTTCTTTTCCTAACGAGCTGATTAATAGTGGGCATCTTCCCTTACCTTTTCAATAAAATATACACTCTCTATCTGTGCAAAAAGCAACAGACAGATACTCTATCATCTTTAAGACCAAGCGTCAAGAAAAAACAATCACTATATCATTTAATCTTGTATCTCGACAATCCGGTTCCAGCTGAAATCAATCGGCCCATGATAACGTTTTCCTTCAGACCGTCCAGTGTATCCACCCTTCCGGCCATTGCCGCATTGGTCAAGACCTTGGTTGTCTCCTGGAACGAAGCCGCTGAAATAAATGAGTCCGTGGATAATGATGCCTTTGTTACCCCTAATAACTGGGGCTCAGCAGAGGCGGGCTGCATGCCCTCATCCATGACCCGTCTGTTCTCATCGTAAAACATCCATTTTTCCGTGAGCTGATCAAGCATAAATTTGGTATCGCCCGGGTCGGTAATCCTTACCCGCTTCAACATCTGGCGAACAATGGTTTCAATATGCTTGTCATTGATTTTAACGCCTTGGAGACGATAAACTTCCTGGATCTCATCAACAAGAAATTGTGCAAGCTCTTCCTCGCCTTTGATCCGCAGGATGTCGTTAGGAAGAATAGATCCATCCATCAGAGCATCACCGGCCTTGACATAATCACCCTCATGAACGGTAACATGCTTTGCTTTCGGAACCAGATATTCTCTCTGCTCGCCGGTTTCCGGGGTGACAACAACCCGGCGCTTCCCTTTGAGTTCTTTCCCAAAGCTGATGCGACCGTCAATTTCCGTAACAATGGCCTGCTCCTTGGGTTTTCTTACCTCAAAGAGTTCCGCAACCCTTGGCAGACCGCCTGTAATATCCTTGGTCTTGGTGGTTTCACGCGGAATCTTTGCGACAACAGTACCTGCCGTGACCTCCGCCCCCTCATCCACCGAAATAATTGATCCGACCGGCAAGGGATAACGGGCCTCGTGCTCAACCTCAGGCAGCTTAACAGTCCGACCGCGACCGTCCTTCAAAGAAATTCTCGGGCTGGAGTGTTTAGCGGTTGTGGCGTGAATAATGACCCTGGACACCTTGCCGGTAACCTGATCCACACGCTCCTGCATGGTGTCGCCCTCAATGATATCGCCGTACTTGATCCGACCCGGGGCTTCAGCAACAATGGGAATAGCAAAGGCGTCCCAATCGGCAATCACGGTGCCGGGATCAACTTTGGCACCGTCGGCTACGCGTATTTCCGCACCGTAAGGAACAGAAAAACGCTCTCGATTCACATCCTGGTCATCAACAACGGTAATTTCCGCATTCCGGTTCATAACCACCTCGAACCCGGCGGCATTGGTTACCGAATGCAACTCCTTGTAGCGCACGAACCCGCTACGCTGGCTGCGGATTTCAGCCTGTTCAACGGATCGGCTGGCTGTACCGCCGATATGAAAGGTCCGCATGGTCAGCTGAGTACCGGGTTCACCGATGGACTGGGCAGCGATAATACCGACCGCCTCACCGATATTCACCATATGGCCGCGTCCAAGGTCACGACCATAACATTTGGCGCAAACTCCGCGCCGCGATTCGCAGGTCAGTACCGAACGAATTCTCACCCTGTCAATACCGGCGGCTTCAATGGCTTCAACTTTCTCTTCCGTGATTTCGTCATCCATCTCCACGATAATTTCACCGGATTGCGGATCAACAATGTCGTCACTTGCCACCCGGCCCAGTATGCGCTCACCGATACGGACAATAACTTCACCGCCGTCCAGCAGAGGCTCTGCAACAGTGTAGCGCATGGTGCCGCAGTCCTTCTCCACAATCGTGGAATCCTGGGCAACATCCACCAATCGTCTGGTCAGATAACCGGAGTTCGCTGTTTTCAGCGCGGTATCCGCAAGACCTTTCCGAGCACCATGGGTGGAAATAAAATACTCTAGTACGGACAGACCTTCCCGAAAATTCGCTTTAATCGGCGTTTCAATAATAGCACCGGAAGGTTTCGCCATCAAACCACGCATACCCGCCAGCTGCCTGATCTGATCCTTTGAACCACGAGCACCGGAGTCAGCCATGATGTAGACCGAGTTGAAGCTCTTGAGCTCCTGAACCTGACCTTTTCCGTCCGGGACATAATCCACAGACATCTCTTCCATCATTTCCTGGGTAATCTTATCTGTGGCTTTTGACCAGATATCAACAATCTTATTATACTTCTCGCCATCAGTAATCAGGCCGTCCGAATACTGTTCATCAACCTCAGCCGCCTTGCGCTCGGACTCTTCAACAAATTCCTCTTTGTTGACTGGAATCTTCATATCATTAATGCAGATGGAAATCCCCGCCTGTGTGGCCTGCTCATAGCCCAAATCTTTCAGACGGTCGGCAAGAATAACCGTATCTTTGGTTCCGGCATGACGGTAGGTATAATCCACCAGGAAACCCAGCTCTTTCTTGGAGAGTTCTTTATTGACCACAGCAAAAGGAATACTTTCCGGCAGCAACTCACCGACGAGAATTCTCCCGATTGTTGTATCTACCAACGCGCCCTTTAACCGAACCTTGACTCGGGCTTGAAGATGGGCCGCCCCGTGATCATAGGCCATCCGGGCTTCAGCAGGAGAACCGAAGATCATGCCTTCACCGGCAACAGCGTAGCGCTCTCTGGTCATATAATAGAGACCGAGGACAATATCCTGACTTGGTATAATGACCGGGCTACCGCTGGCCGGAGACAGGATATTATTGGTGGACATCATCAGAACCCTAGCCTCAACCTGAGCCTCCACCGACAGGGGGAGATGCACCGCCATCTGATCGCCGTCAAAGTCAGCGTTAAAGGCAGAGCAGACCAAAGGATGGAGCTGAATAGCCTTGCCTTCTATGAGAACAACCTCAAAGGCTTGCATACCGAGCCTATGCAGAGTCGGTGCGCGGTTCAGAATAACAGGGTATTCGCGAACGATGTCATCAAGGACATCCCAAACCTCTTTTGCGCCCTTTTCCACCATCTTACGGGCACTTTTAATAGTTGTTACATACCCTAACGTCTCAAGCTTATTATAAATAAAGGGCTTGAACAACTCCTGAGCCATTTTCTTGGGCAGACCGCATTGATGCAGACGCAGATGAGGACCAACCACAATAACGGAACGACCAGAGTAGTCAACACGCTTACCCAACAGGTTCTGGCGAAAACGCCCCTGCTTTCCTTTGAGCATGTCAGACAGCGACTTAAGCGGACGTTTATTTGGTCCAGTAATGGTACGACCTCGTCGTCCATTATCGAAAAGGACGTCAACAGCCTCTTGCAGCATCCGTTTTTCATTTCGAATAATGATATCCGGTGCATCCAGCTCCAGCAAACGCTTCAGGCGGTTATTGCGGTTAATGACCCGACGATACAAATCGTTCAGATCAGAGGTCGCAAATCGACCTCCTTCCAACGGCACCAGAGGACGCAGATCCGGAGGCAGAACAGGGACCACTTCCAGGATCATCCATTCTGGACGATTACCGGAATCACGAAATGCTTCAGCAACATTCAAACGCTTGCCAAGCTTAGTACGTTTGGTAACAGAACCAGTTTCCTTCATCTCCCTGCGCAACTGTGTCGACAGTTCAACAAGATCCAGCTCCTTGAGCATATCACGAATTGCTTCGGCACCGATACCGACCTCAAATTCCCCAGGAAATTGCTCCAGTGCCTCCTGATACTGTTCCTCATTGAGCAAAGTTCCAGGCGGGATACTCTCCACCTCGGAGCGAACAACCGCATAGGACTCAAAGTACAGTATCCGTTCCATCTCTTTGAGGGTCATATCCAGTATTGACCCGATCTTCGTGGGCAATGACTTGAGAAACCAGATATGCGCAACAGGAGCGGCTAATTTAATATGACCGAGGCGCTCTCGCCGAACCTTGGACTGAATAACCTCAACACCGCATTTTTCACAGACCACTCCCCTGTGCTTCATGCGTTTATACTTTCCGCAATTACACTCGTAATCCTTAACAGGCCCGAATATCTTGGCGCAGAATAATCCGTCCCGTTCCGGCTTAAAGGTACGGTAGTTAATAGTCTCAGGCTTTTTCACTTCACCATGGGACCACTCAAGTATCTTTGCCGGTGACGCAAGGGAAATTTTAACCTTGTCAAAAACAAGCGGTCCTTTCGGCTTGTTAAAAAAGCTGAACAGTTCTTCCACGAAGATTACCCTCCCCTGTTAATGCCGCAGCAGTATGCCTGCCGCTTTCAAAATCATAATCTATAAATGCTCGGTTGCTACGTTACTGCCTGTGCGTTCTGTTAATTATCATCCGTCGATAACAGTTCAACATTCAGACAAAGCCCTTTCAATTCTTTTACCAGAACGTGGAAGGACTCGGGCAAGCCAGCATCAAGGAAATTATTGCCCTTGACAATCTTCTCATACATTGAGGTTCTTCCTTCAACATCATCAGATTTGACGGTAAGAAATTCCTTCAAGGTATACGCAGCACCATACGACTCCATAGCCCAGACCTCCATCTCTCCGAGTCGCTGCCCGCCGAACTGAGCCTTTCCGCCCAAAGG
This genomic interval from Candidatus Electrothrix rattekaaiensis contains the following:
- the rpoC gene encoding DNA-directed RNA polymerase subunit beta', which translates into the protein MEELFSFFNKPKGPLVFDKVKISLASPAKILEWSHGEVKKPETINYRTFKPERDGLFCAKIFGPVKDYECNCGKYKRMKHRGVVCEKCGVEVIQSKVRRERLGHIKLAAPVAHIWFLKSLPTKIGSILDMTLKEMERILYFESYAVVRSEVESIPPGTLLNEEQYQEALEQFPGEFEVGIGAEAIRDMLKELDLVELSTQLRREMKETGSVTKRTKLGKRLNVAEAFRDSGNRPEWMILEVVPVLPPDLRPLVPLEGGRFATSDLNDLYRRVINRNNRLKRLLELDAPDIIIRNEKRMLQEAVDVLFDNGRRGRTITGPNKRPLKSLSDMLKGKQGRFRQNLLGKRVDYSGRSVIVVGPHLRLHQCGLPKKMAQELFKPFIYNKLETLGYVTTIKSARKMVEKGAKEVWDVLDDIVREYPVILNRAPTLHRLGMQAFEVVLIEGKAIQLHPLVCSAFNADFDGDQMAVHLPLSVEAQVEARVLMMSTNNILSPASGSPVIIPSQDIVLGLYYMTRERYAVAGEGMIFGSPAEARMAYDHGAAHLQARVKVRLKGALVDTTIGRILVGELLPESIPFAVVNKELSKKELGFLVDYTYRHAGTKDTVILADRLKDLGYEQATQAGISICINDMKIPVNKEEFVEESERKAAEVDEQYSDGLITDGEKYNKIVDIWSKATDKITQEMMEEMSVDYVPDGKGQVQELKSFNSVYIMADSGARGSKDQIRQLAGMRGLMAKPSGAIIETPIKANFREGLSVLEYFISTHGARKGLADTALKTANSGYLTRRLVDVAQDSTIVEKDCGTMRYTVAEPLLDGGEVIVRIGERILGRVASDDIVDPQSGEIIVEMDDEITEEKVEAIEAAGIDRVRIRSVLTCESRRGVCAKCYGRDLGRGHMVNIGEAVGIIAAQSIGEPGTQLTMRTFHIGGTASRSVEQAEIRSQRSGFVRYKELHSVTNAAGFEVVMNRNAEITVVDDQDVNRERFSVPYGAEIRVADGAKVDPGTVIADWDAFAIPIVAEAPGRIKYGDIIEGDTMQERVDQVTGKVSRVIIHATTAKHSSPRISLKDGRGRTVKLPEVEHEARYPLPVGSIISVDEGAEVTAGTVVAKIPRETTKTKDITGGLPRVAELFEVRKPKEQAIVTEIDGRISFGKELKGKRRVVVTPETGEQREYLVPKAKHVTVHEGDYVKAGDALMDGSILPNDILRIKGEEELAQFLVDEIQEVYRLQGVKINDKHIETIVRQMLKRVRITDPGDTKFMLDQLTEKWMFYDENRRVMDEGMQPASAEPQLLGVTKASLSTDSFISAASFQETTKVLTNAAMAGRVDTLDGLKENVIMGRLISAGTGLSRYKIK